In the Syntrophales bacterium genome, one interval contains:
- the rpsL gene encoding 30S ribosomal protein S12 → MPTINQLIRKGRTELKKKSNSPALAGSPQRRGVCVRVYTTTPKKPNSALRKVARVRLTGGYEVTSYIPGVGHNLQEHSVVLVRGGRVKDLPGVRYHIVRGTLDAVGVQDRRQGRSKYGSKKPS, encoded by the coding sequence ATGCCGACGATCAACCAGCTGATCCGAAAGGGAAGGACCGAGCTGAAGAAAAAATCGAATTCCCCTGCCCTTGCCGGCTCTCCCCAGAGGCGGGGCGTATGCGTCCGGGTGTATACCACAACGCCGAAGAAGCCGAATTCCGCTCTTCGCAAAGTGGCGAGGGTTCGCCTGACGGGCGGTTATGAAGTGACATCCTATATCCCCGGTGTCGGTCACAACCTCCAGGAGCATTCCGTGGTTCTGGTCCGGGGGGGGAGGGTCAAGGACCTGCCCGGTGTCCGCTATCACATTGTCCGGGGTACTCTTGATGCGGTTGGTGTTCAGGACCGCAGACAGGGAAGATCGAAGTACGGATCCAAGAAACCCAGCTAA
- the rpsG gene encoding 30S ribosomal protein S7, which produces MPRRREVTKREILPDPKFHNRLVAKFVNSLMKRGKKSTAESILYGAFDIIEKRIKDAPPVEVFEKAVNNVKPMIEVKSRRVGGSTYQVPTEVPANRRLALGIRWLISNARDRAEKTMREKLAAELIDAANNRGSAIKKREAVHKMAEANKAFAHYRF; this is translated from the coding sequence ATGCCGAGAAGAAGAGAAGTAACCAAGAGGGAGATCCTGCCGGATCCGAAATTCCATAACCGGCTGGTGGCAAAATTTGTCAACAGTCTGATGAAACGGGGTAAGAAGAGTACGGCGGAATCCATTCTTTACGGAGCTTTCGATATTATTGAAAAGCGTATCAAAGACGCTCCTCCGGTCGAAGTCTTCGAGAAGGCAGTCAACAACGTGAAGCCGATGATCGAAGTGAAATCGAGGAGAGTCGGCGGCTCCACGTACCAGGTCCCGACGGAAGTGCCGGCAAACCGGCGCCTCGCGTTGGGAATCCGCTGGCTGATTTCCAACGCCAGAGACCGTGCCGAGAAAACCATGCGCGAGAAGCTGGCGGCGGAGCTGATCGACGCGGCAAACAACCGCGGATCAGCCATCAAGAAGCGCGAAGCGGTCCACAAGATGGCCGAAGCCAACAAGGCCTTTGCCCACTACCGGTTCTGA
- the tuf gene encoding elongation factor Tu produces the protein MAKKKFERTKPHVNVGTIGHVDHGKTTLTAAMTKHLARKGFAEFRPFDSIDNAPEEKERGVTINVAHVEYETAKRHYAHVDCPGHADYIKNMISGAAHMDGAILVVAASDGPMPQTREHILLARQVRVPCIVVYLNKVDLVDDPELLDLVELELRELLSNYEFPGDEIPIIRGSALKALESDDIDSEDVKSIWELMDAVDNYIPEPVRDTDKPFLMPIGDVFSISGRGTVVTGRVDRGIIHTGDEVEIVGIRPTFKTVCTGVEMFRKTLDEGRAGDDIGVLLRGTKREDVERGQVVAKPSSITPHTKFNAAVYVLTKEEGGRHTPFFSGYRPQFYFRTTDVTGVATLPEGVEMVMPGDNVNIEVQLITPIAMEEQLRFAIREGGRTVGAGVVSKIIE, from the coding sequence ATGGCTAAGAAGAAATTCGAAAGGACGAAACCGCATGTCAATGTCGGCACCATCGGGCACGTTGACCACGGCAAGACGACGCTCACCGCGGCGATGACGAAGCATCTCGCGCGGAAGGGATTCGCTGAATTTCGGCCCTTTGATTCCATCGACAATGCTCCTGAAGAGAAAGAGCGGGGAGTGACCATCAACGTCGCCCACGTGGAGTACGAAACGGCGAAGCGGCATTATGCCCATGTCGACTGTCCCGGCCACGCGGATTATATCAAGAACATGATTTCCGGCGCCGCCCACATGGATGGAGCCATTCTCGTGGTCGCAGCCTCCGACGGCCCGATGCCCCAGACCCGGGAACACATCCTCCTGGCCCGCCAGGTGCGTGTCCCCTGCATCGTCGTGTACCTGAACAAGGTGGACCTGGTGGACGACCCCGAACTGCTGGACCTCGTCGAGCTGGAGCTGAGAGAGCTCCTCTCCAATTACGAGTTCCCCGGGGACGAGATTCCCATCATCCGCGGATCCGCTCTGAAAGCGCTGGAGTCCGATGACATCGATTCCGAAGACGTCAAGTCGATCTGGGAGTTGATGGATGCAGTCGACAACTACATTCCGGAACCGGTGCGGGATACGGACAAGCCCTTCCTGATGCCCATCGGTGACGTCTTTTCGATCTCCGGGCGTGGTACGGTCGTCACAGGCCGTGTGGACCGCGGGATCATCCATACGGGTGATGAAGTCGAGATCGTCGGAATTCGTCCGACCTTCAAGACCGTCTGCACGGGTGTTGAAATGTTCCGCAAGACCCTGGATGAGGGGCGGGCGGGCGATGATATCGGTGTTCTCCTTCGCGGTACAAAGCGCGAGGATGTGGAGCGGGGCCAGGTCGTTGCCAAGCCCAGTTCCATCACGCCGCACACCAAATTCAACGCCGCCGTGTACGTCCTGACGAAGGAAGAGGGTGGAAGGCATACCCCCTTCTTCAGTGGATACCGTCCCCAGTTCTATTTCCGCACCACCGATGTGACGGGTGTTGCCACCCTGCCGGAAGGCGTGGAGATGGTCATGCCCGGGGACAACGTCAACATCGAAGTCCAGTTGATCACCCCCATCGCCATGGAAGAGCAGCTCCGATTCGCCATCAGGGAAGGCGGAAGGACGGTCGGCGCGGGCGTGGTGAGCAAGATCATTGAATAA
- the rpoC gene encoding DNA-directed RNA polymerase subunit beta': MEDVFSYFEKPKDPIRFSAIRMRIASPEKILSWSKGEVKKPETINYRTFKPERDGLFCAKIFGPVKDYECLCGRYKRMKHRGVVCEKCGVEVIQSKVRRERMGHITLATPVAHIWFLKSLPSRIGNILDMTLKELEKVLYFESWIVLDPKNTPLKRKELLDEEEYFRRCEEFGAESFVAGIGAEAVRKLLEEIDLEQLYEELRDELKTSVSDTKKKKLVKRLKVVEALRKSGNRPEWMVLTVLPVIPPDLRPLVPLDGGRFATSDLNDLYRRVINRNNRLKRLQELNAPEIIIRNEKRMLQEAVDVLFDNGRRGRAITGTNKRPLRSLSDMLKGKQGRFRQNLLGKRVDYSGRSVITVGPDLRLHQCGLPKKMALELFKPFVYNRLMDRGYVTTVKSAKKMVERESAEVWDALDEVVREYPVMLNRAPTLHRLGIQAFEPVLIEGKAIQLHPLVCTAFNADFDGDQMAVHVPLSIEAQTEARVLMMSTNNILSPANGKPIIIPSQDIVLGIYYLTRDRSGIKGEGMTFSGPEEVRCALDAGEIDLQAKIRVRLEGVLKETTAGRIILFEIIPKEIPFDLINKVMNKKELANLIDHCYRTLGDKTTVLLADRLKDLGFKYATSSGCSIAIHNMVIPANKREIVAKADKEVLKIQKQYMDGLITDGERYNKVIDIWAQATERVASEMMGGIEKEILDGKEGARKKAESFNPIYMMADSGARGSAVQIRQLAGMRGLMAKPSGEILETPITANFREGLTVLQYFISTHGARKGLADTALKTANSGYLTRRLVDVAQDCIITETDCGTIDGIFVSALMEGGEIIETAGERVLGRVTLEEVKDPFTSEVIIPANQAIDEALAEKIDNAGIERVKIRSVLTCKSVYGVCAMCYGRDLAHGHLANIGEAVGIIAAQSIGEPGTQLTMRTFHIGGTAKFEEHSTLEARHDGTIRFEDLHVVDPDQGEEVKKARRADLVVMNRNGEIHVVDDQGRARGRYPVPYGAHLKVREGDKVFGPGKDPKTGVEKQPTLIAEWDPFSIPILSEVEGAVKFGDIIEGKTMQEQVDEVTGLSRKVIVEFKGMDLRPRISIKDKKGKTAKVPGTSAVARHLLSVGVNIVVNEGDLVRAGDILAKIPRETTKTKDITGGLPRVAELFEARKPKEYAVISEIDGVVVYGKDAKGKRKVIITPDIGEEKEYLIPKGKHVSVQEGDRIKAGEALMDGVQNPHDLLTIKGEKELARYLVDEVQEVYRLQGVKINDKHMEIIVRQMLRRVRINDPGDTTFIADEQVERFRFQEENARVLAEGGRPATGEALLLGITKASLSTQSFISAASFQETTRVLTEAALAGKVDYLRGLKENVIMGRLIPAGTGLGIYRKLGIKTAEELPGPENQDGEAAEGEKVLDIEVVS; the protein is encoded by the coding sequence GTGGAAGACGTGTTCAGCTATTTCGAAAAACCGAAGGATCCCATCCGCTTCAGCGCGATCCGCATGCGCATCGCTTCTCCCGAGAAGATTCTTTCCTGGTCCAAGGGGGAAGTGAAAAAGCCGGAGACGATCAATTATCGGACATTCAAACCGGAACGGGACGGCCTGTTCTGTGCGAAAATCTTCGGTCCCGTGAAGGATTACGAGTGCCTGTGCGGGCGTTACAAGCGCATGAAGCATCGGGGCGTCGTCTGTGAAAAGTGCGGCGTCGAGGTTATTCAGTCGAAGGTCCGCCGCGAGCGCATGGGTCACATCACCCTGGCGACGCCGGTGGCCCATATCTGGTTCCTGAAGAGCCTGCCCAGCCGGATCGGCAACATCCTGGACATGACCCTCAAGGAACTGGAGAAGGTTCTCTACTTCGAATCCTGGATCGTCCTGGATCCGAAAAACACACCTCTCAAGAGGAAGGAGCTTCTCGACGAAGAGGAGTATTTCCGGAGGTGTGAGGAATTCGGAGCGGAATCCTTCGTTGCGGGAATCGGAGCGGAAGCGGTCCGGAAACTGCTGGAGGAAATCGACCTGGAGCAGCTTTACGAAGAGCTCCGGGATGAACTGAAGACGTCCGTCTCCGACACGAAGAAAAAGAAGCTCGTCAAGCGGCTGAAGGTGGTGGAGGCCCTCCGCAAGTCGGGCAACCGGCCCGAATGGATGGTCCTGACCGTGCTGCCGGTGATTCCTCCGGATCTGCGGCCCCTGGTGCCGCTTGATGGGGGACGGTTCGCCACGTCGGATCTGAACGATCTGTACCGCCGGGTCATCAACCGGAACAACCGGCTGAAGCGGCTCCAGGAGCTCAACGCCCCGGAAATCATCATCCGCAACGAGAAGAGAATGCTCCAGGAAGCCGTGGACGTTCTGTTCGACAATGGCCGGAGAGGCAGGGCGATCACCGGGACAAACAAGCGGCCGCTGCGTTCCCTATCGGATATGCTCAAGGGGAAGCAGGGCCGGTTTCGCCAGAACCTGCTTGGGAAGCGGGTTGATTATTCTGGCCGTTCGGTCATCACCGTCGGACCGGATCTGAGGCTTCACCAGTGCGGCCTGCCCAAGAAAATGGCCCTCGAACTGTTCAAGCCTTTTGTCTACAACCGGCTGATGGATCGAGGTTACGTGACCACCGTCAAGAGTGCCAAGAAGATGGTGGAGCGGGAATCCGCAGAGGTCTGGGATGCCCTGGACGAAGTCGTTCGGGAATATCCCGTCATGTTGAATCGGGCGCCCACCCTTCACCGGCTCGGCATTCAGGCGTTCGAGCCTGTCCTCATCGAGGGAAAGGCCATCCAGCTGCATCCGCTTGTCTGCACTGCCTTCAACGCGGACTTCGACGGAGACCAGATGGCCGTCCACGTACCTCTTTCCATCGAGGCCCAGACGGAAGCCCGGGTCCTCATGATGTCGACGAACAACATTCTATCCCCGGCCAACGGCAAGCCCATCATCATCCCGAGCCAGGATATCGTTCTGGGGATTTATTACCTGACGCGGGACCGGTCCGGGATCAAGGGAGAGGGAATGACCTTTTCCGGACCCGAAGAAGTGCGCTGCGCCCTCGATGCCGGCGAGATCGACCTCCAGGCAAAAATCCGGGTCCGACTGGAGGGCGTGCTGAAGGAAACAACGGCGGGACGCATCATCCTCTTTGAGATCATACCCAAGGAAATTCCCTTCGATCTCATCAACAAGGTGATGAACAAGAAGGAACTGGCGAACTTGATCGACCACTGCTACCGCACCCTGGGCGACAAGACGACGGTCCTTCTGGCGGACCGCCTGAAAGACCTCGGGTTCAAGTACGCCACCAGTTCGGGATGCTCCATTGCGATTCACAACATGGTGATCCCAGCCAACAAGCGGGAAATCGTGGCCAAGGCCGACAAGGAAGTCCTCAAGATCCAGAAGCAGTATATGGACGGATTGATCACGGACGGGGAGCGCTACAACAAGGTCATCGACATCTGGGCACAGGCGACCGAACGGGTCGCCTCAGAAATGATGGGCGGGATTGAAAAGGAGATCCTTGATGGCAAGGAGGGGGCCAGGAAAAAGGCCGAGAGCTTCAATCCGATCTACATGATGGCCGATTCCGGAGCCCGCGGAAGCGCCGTCCAGATCAGGCAGCTGGCCGGAATGCGCGGCTTGATGGCCAAACCCTCCGGAGAAATCCTCGAGACTCCCATTACGGCCAACTTCCGGGAGGGACTGACGGTTCTCCAGTACTTCATATCCACCCACGGTGCCCGGAAAGGCCTTGCCGACACGGCCCTCAAGACGGCCAACTCGGGCTACCTCACCCGGAGGCTCGTGGACGTTGCCCAGGATTGCATCATCACGGAGACGGACTGTGGAACCATTGACGGCATCTTCGTCTCCGCCCTGATGGAAGGGGGCGAGATCATTGAGACTGCCGGCGAGCGCGTTCTGGGCCGCGTGACCCTGGAAGAAGTCAAGGATCCCTTCACCAGCGAGGTCATCATTCCGGCCAATCAGGCGATCGACGAAGCCCTGGCCGAGAAGATCGACAACGCCGGGATCGAGAGAGTCAAAATCCGTTCCGTTCTCACCTGCAAATCCGTCTACGGGGTTTGTGCCATGTGTTACGGTCGCGATCTTGCCCACGGCCATCTGGCGAACATCGGCGAAGCGGTCGGAATCATCGCTGCTCAGTCCATCGGTGAACCGGGAACGCAGTTGACCATGCGGACCTTCCACATCGGTGGAACAGCCAAATTCGAGGAACACTCCACATTGGAGGCCCGGCACGACGGAACGATCCGCTTTGAAGATCTTCACGTAGTCGATCCGGACCAGGGCGAAGAGGTTAAAAAGGCGCGGCGCGCAGACCTGGTGGTTATGAACCGGAACGGGGAAATCCATGTCGTGGACGATCAGGGAAGGGCCAGGGGCCGCTATCCTGTTCCCTATGGTGCCCATCTCAAGGTGAGGGAGGGCGATAAGGTCTTCGGCCCGGGCAAGGATCCCAAAACCGGAGTGGAGAAGCAGCCGACTCTGATCGCCGAGTGGGATCCGTTCTCGATTCCAATTCTTTCCGAGGTGGAAGGGGCCGTAAAATTCGGCGATATCATCGAAGGGAAGACCATGCAGGAGCAGGTCGACGAAGTGACCGGCCTGTCCCGCAAGGTGATCGTCGAATTCAAGGGCATGGATTTGAGGCCGAGAATATCCATCAAGGACAAGAAGGGAAAAACCGCGAAAGTGCCAGGCACCAGTGCCGTTGCGCGTCATCTCCTCTCCGTCGGTGTGAACATCGTCGTCAACGAGGGAGATCTGGTACGGGCCGGGGACATCCTCGCGAAGATCCCCCGGGAGACCACCAAGACAAAGGATATTACGGGCGGTCTTCCCCGCGTCGCCGAGCTGTTCGAGGCCCGCAAACCAAAGGAATACGCCGTCATCAGTGAGATCGACGGAGTGGTGGTGTACGGAAAGGATGCCAAAGGGAAACGGAAGGTGATCATCACCCCCGACATCGGGGAGGAGAAGGAATACCTGATCCCGAAGGGCAAGCATGTCAGCGTCCAGGAAGGGGACCGGATCAAGGCCGGTGAAGCTCTCATGGACGGTGTCCAGAATCCGCACGACCTTCTCACCATCAAGGGAGAGAAGGAACTGGCCCGCTACTTGGTGGATGAAGTGCAGGAAGTGTATCGCCTCCAGGGAGTCAAGATCAACGACAAGCACATGGAGATCATCGTCCGCCAGATGCTACGGCGTGTCCGGATCAACGATCCGGGCGATACCACCTTCATCGCGGACGAGCAGGTGGAGCGGTTCCGTTTCCAGGAGGAGAACGCCAGGGTTCTGGCGGAGGGTGGCCGTCCGGCGACAGGGGAGGCCCTGCTCCTGGGAATCACCAAGGCCTCCCTGTCCACCCAGAGCTTCATATCGGCGGCATCCTTCCAGGAAACAACGCGGGTGCTTACCGAGGCCGCCCTGGCGGGAAAGGTCGATTACCTGAGAGGACTCAAGGAAAACGTGATCATGGGCAGGTTGATTCCGGCGGGTACGGGGCTCGGAATCTACAGGAAGCTCGGGATCAAGACAGCGGAAGAGCTTCCCGGACCTGAAAACCAGGATGGAGAAGCCGCGGAAGGTGAGAAAGTGCTTGACATAGAGGTCGTCAGTTGA
- the rpoB gene encoding DNA-directed RNA polymerase subunit beta — protein sequence MGAFRKSFGRIRKILDIPNLIDIQLRSYDKFLQWDVEPDQRKNFGLQGAFRSVFPISDFSGKCTLEFVSYKIGQARYDMNECVQKGMTYAAPLKIVVQLRVFDVDRSSDNRAIRDIKEQEIYFGEIPLMTRNGTFIVNGTERVIVSQLHRSPGIFFDHDKGKTLASGKLIYSARLIPIRGSWLDLEFDSKDILYVRIDRRRKMPVTILLKAMGNSTDFLLNYFYSVETVHLEGQDLFIDVDESLIGEKVLEDIKDPKSGDVIVKRGRKLNKQLIRKMTEAGILRIPAEEADMLGRILASNVLDPQSEEVLLKCNEELTSQGLELLRDKGVQDVRLIHLDEDTTSASIRDTLIMDRIDSAEDAIIEIYRRLRPSNPPTPETAFKFFRSLFFEAETYDLSDVGRAKMNYKLGLDVPTDVAVLRNEDILAAVKYLIDLKNGVQDRSVDDIDHLGNRRVRSVGELIENQYRIGLVRMERAIKEKMSLQDIETMMPHDLVNAKPVSAVVNEFFGSSQLSQFMDQTNPLSEITHKRRLSALGPGGLTRERAGFEVRDVHPTHYGRICPVETPEGPNIGLIVSLSTYARVNEFGFIETPYRLVDEGKVQEDVKFLTAIEEESRIIAPSDVNLDTQGNFQDDLISARKGGNYMAVAASDVTMMDVSPNQLVSVAAALIPFLEHDDANRALMGSNMQRQAVPLMQPEVPLVGTGMESVVARDSGAVVAARRPGTVESVDASRIVIRCSVHDQDETDTGVDIYNLTKYQRSNQDTCFNQKPIVHPGDEVRAGDIIADGPATDNGELALGRNVMVAFMSWGGYNYEDSILVSERIVKEDVYTSIHIEEFETMARDTKLGKEEITRDIPNVGEEALKNLDDSGIVRMGVSVKPGDILVGKITPKGETQLSPEEKLLRAIFGEKASDVRDTSLRVPPGVEGTVIDAKIFSRKGAERDSRSQYIEEEAVRGILKDRDDEIRIITENVRGKIASMLEGKTAGSKIVDPKKKKIVLKKGEAVTKEFLESTPFSLWKGITLPEDEETERKVGVLMANLERKIDLVEAYFADKIERLKAGDELPPGVIKMVKVYVAIKRKLSVGDKMAGRHGNKGVLSRILPEEDMPFFMDGTPVDIILNPLGVPSRMNVGQILETHLGWAAKGLGEKVYDLYRSKAPADELKREMKTIYSTPEFERFVDGATDEEISQFAARLRKGIAVSTPVFDGAEEVEIRDMLKSANLPEKGQTLLFDGRTGEPFDQEITVGMIYMLKLHHLVDNKIHARSIGPYSLVTQQPLGGKAQFGGQRLGEMEVWAMEAYGGSYSLQEFLTVKSDDVAGRTRIYEAIVKGEHTLEPGLPESFNVLVKELQSLCLDVDLIEEE from the coding sequence ACGAGGAATGGCACGTTCATCGTCAACGGCACGGAGCGCGTGATCGTCAGCCAGCTCCATCGCTCGCCGGGTATCTTTTTTGATCATGACAAGGGAAAGACGCTGGCCAGCGGAAAGCTGATATACTCCGCACGGCTCATTCCGATTCGCGGATCCTGGCTTGACCTGGAGTTCGATTCCAAGGACATCCTGTACGTCCGCATCGACCGTCGCCGGAAAATGCCCGTCACCATTCTGCTGAAAGCCATGGGGAATTCCACGGATTTCCTGTTGAACTACTTTTACAGTGTGGAAACGGTACACCTGGAAGGCCAGGATCTGTTCATCGACGTGGACGAATCCCTGATCGGGGAAAAGGTGCTGGAGGATATCAAGGATCCGAAAAGCGGTGATGTCATCGTCAAAAGAGGGAGGAAGCTCAACAAGCAGCTGATCAGAAAGATGACCGAGGCCGGAATCCTGAGAATCCCGGCCGAAGAAGCGGATATGCTGGGCCGGATCCTGGCCTCGAATGTCCTCGATCCCCAATCGGAGGAGGTCCTGCTCAAGTGCAATGAGGAACTGACGAGCCAGGGACTGGAGCTGCTCCGGGATAAGGGAGTACAGGATGTCCGTCTGATTCACCTGGATGAGGACACGACGTCTGCCTCCATCCGGGATACCCTGATCATGGACCGGATCGACTCGGCTGAAGACGCGATCATCGAAATCTACAGAAGGCTGCGTCCCAGCAATCCGCCGACCCCCGAAACGGCGTTCAAATTTTTCCGCAGCCTCTTTTTCGAAGCGGAAACGTACGACCTGTCGGATGTCGGCAGGGCGAAAATGAACTATAAGCTCGGCCTGGATGTGCCGACGGATGTGGCCGTTCTCCGGAACGAGGACATCCTGGCAGCCGTAAAATACCTGATCGACCTGAAAAACGGGGTTCAGGACCGAAGCGTGGACGACATCGACCACCTGGGAAACCGGCGAGTCCGTTCGGTGGGGGAACTGATCGAAAACCAGTACCGGATCGGTCTTGTCCGGATGGAGAGGGCCATCAAGGAAAAGATGAGCCTCCAGGACATCGAGACCATGATGCCCCACGACCTCGTCAACGCCAAGCCGGTCTCGGCCGTGGTGAACGAATTCTTCGGCAGCAGCCAGCTGTCGCAGTTCATGGACCAGACGAATCCCCTCTCCGAGATCACGCACAAGCGCCGCCTGTCCGCCCTGGGGCCCGGCGGTCTGACGAGGGAGCGAGCGGGGTTCGAGGTGCGGGACGTTCACCCGACGCATTATGGGCGGATCTGTCCGGTGGAGACGCCGGAAGGGCCGAACATCGGCCTCATCGTTTCGCTCAGCACCTATGCCCGGGTCAATGAATTCGGCTTCATCGAGACCCCCTATCGTCTCGTCGATGAAGGGAAGGTGCAGGAGGACGTCAAGTTCCTGACGGCCATCGAAGAGGAAAGCCGGATCATTGCCCCGTCCGACGTCAATCTGGACACGCAGGGAAATTTCCAGGATGATCTGATCTCTGCCCGGAAGGGTGGGAACTACATGGCGGTGGCCGCCTCCGACGTGACGATGATGGACGTCTCACCAAACCAGCTGGTCAGTGTCGCCGCGGCCCTGATCCCGTTCCTGGAGCATGACGACGCCAACCGCGCCCTCATGGGGTCGAACATGCAGCGTCAGGCGGTTCCGCTGATGCAGCCGGAAGTGCCCCTCGTGGGGACCGGCATGGAGTCCGTCGTCGCACGGGACTCTGGTGCCGTTGTAGCGGCCCGCCGGCCCGGAACGGTCGAGAGCGTGGATGCCTCCCGCATCGTGATCCGCTGCAGCGTCCACGATCAGGATGAAACGGACACGGGCGTCGACATCTACAATCTCACCAAGTATCAGCGCTCCAACCAGGACACCTGCTTCAACCAGAAGCCTATTGTCCATCCGGGAGACGAAGTCCGGGCGGGCGACATCATCGCCGACGGACCAGCAACGGACAACGGTGAACTCGCCCTGGGCCGGAACGTGATGGTGGCCTTCATGTCCTGGGGAGGCTACAACTATGAAGACTCGATCCTGGTGAGTGAGCGGATCGTCAAGGAAGACGTCTACACATCGATCCACATTGAGGAATTCGAGACGATGGCCCGGGACACGAAGCTGGGCAAGGAGGAGATTACCCGGGACATCCCGAATGTCGGTGAAGAGGCACTGAAAAACCTCGATGACAGCGGGATCGTGAGAATGGGTGTCTCCGTCAAGCCGGGGGATATTCTGGTCGGAAAGATCACCCCCAAGGGTGAGACCCAGCTGTCTCCGGAAGAGAAGCTCCTGCGCGCCATTTTCGGAGAAAAGGCGAGCGATGTCCGGGACACTTCCCTCCGTGTTCCGCCGGGCGTGGAAGGGACCGTCATCGACGCCAAGATTTTCTCCCGGAAGGGAGCGGAGAGGGATTCCCGGTCCCAGTACATCGAGGAAGAGGCCGTGCGTGGAATCCTCAAGGACCGGGATGACGAGATCCGGATCATCACGGAAAACGTGAGAGGCAAGATCGCTTCGATGCTGGAGGGAAAGACAGCCGGCTCTAAGATCGTGGATCCGAAAAAGAAGAAAATCGTCCTCAAGAAGGGGGAAGCCGTCACCAAGGAATTCCTGGAGAGTACTCCCTTCAGCCTCTGGAAGGGGATCACCCTGCCGGAAGATGAAGAGACGGAGCGCAAGGTCGGAGTCCTGATGGCGAATCTGGAGCGCAAGATCGACCTCGTAGAAGCCTATTTCGCGGACAAGATCGAAAGGCTCAAGGCCGGTGACGAACTGCCGCCGGGTGTGATCAAGATGGTCAAGGTGTATGTGGCCATCAAGCGAAAACTGTCGGTCGGTGACAAGATGGCCGGCCGACACGGCAACAAGGGCGTTCTTTCACGCATCCTTCCAGAAGAAGACATGCCCTTCTTCATGGACGGGACACCCGTAGACATCATCCTGAATCCCCTGGGCGTGCCGTCCCGCATGAACGTAGGCCAGATTCTGGAAACGCATCTGGGCTGGGCGGCCAAGGGGTTGGGAGAGAAGGTCTATGACCTCTACCGGAGCAAGGCCCCCGCCGATGAACTCAAACGGGAAATGAAGACGATCTATTCCACCCCCGAGTTCGAGCGGTTCGTGGACGGAGCCACCGACGAGGAGATCAGCCAGTTCGCAGCCCGGCTCCGCAAGGGCATTGCCGTCTCCACACCGGTTTTTGACGGGGCCGAGGAAGTCGAAATCCGCGACATGCTGAAGTCGGCAAACCTTCCCGAAAAGGGGCAGACTCTTCTGTTTGACGGCCGCACCGGGGAACCCTTTGACCAGGAAATCACCGTCGGCATGATCTACATGCTCAAGCTCCACCACCTGGTCGACAACAAGATCCATGCCCGTTCCATCGGTCCGTATTCTCTGGTCACCCAACAGCCTCTGGGCGGGAAGGCCCAGTTCGGCGGCCAGCGCCTGGGGGAAATGGAAGTCTGGGCCATGGAGGCTTACGGCGGTTCCTACTCACTTCAGGAGTTCCTGACGGTCAAGTCCGACGATGTGGCCGGCCGGACCCGGATCTACGAGGCGATCGTAAAGGGCGAGCATACGCTGGAACCGGGGCTTCCCGAATCGTTCAATGTCCTCGTGAAGGAGTTGCAGAGTCTCTGCCTCGACGTGGATTTGATCGAGGAAGAGTGA
- the rpsJ gene encoding 30S ribosomal protein S10, translating into MKDQKIRIRLKAYDYKLLDRSVGDIVETAKRTGARVAGPIPLPTDIHKFCVNRSPHVDKKSREQFEIRTHKRLIDIIEPTQSTVDALMKLDLSAGVDVEIKL; encoded by the coding sequence ATGAAAGACCAGAAAATTCGCATTCGTCTGAAGGCGTACGATTACAAGCTGCTGGACCGGTCTGTAGGCGATATCGTGGAAACCGCGAAGAGGACGGGTGCCCGGGTTGCGGGTCCGATTCCCCTTCCCACGGACATCCACAAATTCTGCGTCAACCGGTCGCCCCACGTAGACAAGAAGTCACGGGAGCAGTTTGAAATCCGGACGCATAAACGGCTGATAGACATCATCGAGCCGACCCAGTCCACGGTGGATGCCCTCATGAAACTGGACCTATCTGCCGGTGTGGACGT